DNA from Elaeis guineensis isolate ETL-2024a chromosome 2, EG11, whole genome shotgun sequence:
TTCAGGCTTGTGAAAGGTTTTTTGTTTTCGTTGAACTGCCTTTGTGTGAGAGTTGGTCTATCGGTGTTTTGTTTCCACAGTTCAACTGTTTTTTTTTGTTCGACTTACTGTAATGAACAAATATCTGATCATGGAAAAGATTGTGAACAGCGGTTTTTGTTCTCTTTTGTTCCATGCTTATGTTCTTACATTGGCTGCGGTCTTGTTGGAATAAATGGTGTAGCATAATAACATTCGTTAATCAGAGACACGGAAATCTTGAATATTTCGTGATATGTGCAATGGAAAAATAAATTCTTGGTGTGGGTTTGTATTGTGCTGTCGAACAACATCAGATCACGGGAGAAGCGAACCCTAAGAGTTGCATGGTGTTCTAGGGCTTAGAAATCTTTTGGTGCCGGTTTTTCATTTTTCGTTCTCTTTTTTCGCGTGTAAATTGAGGTTGACAGAAAGATATTAGAGGGTTACCAATTTGATCTTAGAGATCTTCACGTCTCaaccaaaaagagagagagcgtgtGTATGTGAGAGAGAGGGATCTTCACTTGGAGAACGATTCACTGATTCTATCGTCAACAAATTATCGATCTGAAAGATGTTCATCCCCGGTTTCTGCTGAAGGTTTGCTACCATGAAAGTGCCCCTCTGAAGATCTGTTTGCTACCAAGGGTGGGGACCTTGTGGCGGTTACCATCTTGCATCCACCTGGTCAGCTTTACGTGGAGCAGAAGCTTGCTTCAACTCCAAAGTATGCTGAGCCACCAAACGAGGAGCTTCCACCAGTGGAAGAAGCAATGGCTAATCTGACTTGCTTTAGAAGCGGCATTGGAGGGAAACTCATAAGAGTATATGTCGTGTGGACTCCATCAAGCAATGGTGGAAAGAAAGGAAGAGTTGGCAATGAAACAACTTATCATGGCCATCTGTATGTTACCTGATCCATTGAGCGAATGGCTGATCCCTCTGAAAGCAGGCATCTAATCCAGCTCTCTGCAGGGCCAAGGTACCTCACGATGATCACTTTATCGTTTATAAATCGGTTCTTGGAGCTTATCCCAAGGGTAGGTAGTGTGTCATAAGCTACCAAAAGGATGGGACGTGTTGGAAGCTCCTCACAAATAGTTTGGGAACTCAAATCTCCCCATGAATCAGAGAAGATGCCATTGGCCTTTGAAGGGAGAAGACCAAATAGGCAGTGAGAATAGCAGCTGCGCTTCCTTCTCCACATCCCTTTCTGATGGAGACCCGATATAGCTGCATCTAAAAGCATGCGTCCTGTTCAAGAGGTGGTGTGGAGTAGCCATCCCCCACCACCCCGCCCCCTCCATATTTCGGCTTCGGGATCCTATTTATATACGATCTCTGCATGTCTTTGGTTGGTTTTCCAGTGGCATTTAGTGCTTGCTCTGAACTGGTTTGACACTATCTTGAATTTGTCCAATCTAGTAAGCTTGATCTACTTGAATCCACCTAACAGGCATCGGTTGGGCTGTCCAGAAAAATTTGGTGTTGTGATGCCAACAACGTCAGATTTTTTATGTATTGGATTCATGCAGAGCCTCAAATGCTTTGATAAATAAACATCTTTCTAGAGTCCCGATGGATTTGTATATAATAGCTGCCTTCCGTAAAGGCAGACCAGCTATCACCgggggaacaaaaaaaaaaaaaaaaggaaaccagCGGATTCGCGCTTGGTAAAGTGGCTCATTGTATATCACAGAAAATCGAGACGGCAGCCTTTTGGTAAAGTTTAGTCAAATCAACACCAAGATCCGTACCAACTGGCAGCCAACTTGATACGGGATAAATCGGATGGTTCATCCTGATTCGGCAGATCAATTTTTTCAAGCCTCTTGAGATAAAGCAGGAAGGGGGGAGGGAGGTGGACTGATTTAAGCCGGTCTGAACTAAGCAGTCAGCATCAATTGCGCTCCGTAATCTAAATAATCTGGATCGGAATGGTTcagattatttttgaaaaatagcaccgatcaaaaatataaataaattagatcagaTTGGATCACGAGTGATCTcgattcaatctaattttttaattagatataaatattagATTCAAATTCAATCTAATAAAATATCTGATCAGATCGGATTGAATTcatgattaaattttttgatctaatggaTCATTCGAATCGGATCATATCTGTATATAATCTGGCTTCGATCTATAAAatacaaattcaatttgaatccggATCCAAATTCGGATCGATTCAGATATGGATTATAAATAACGAGATCAACAAGTACCAAATAAGAACTATCAAAACATTGTTTTATACTACaatattatctaaaaatttacttttcttcaATGTATACTCTTTATTGTTTAGCTTATGTACCAATTTTCAGACGTAGATCCTGAATCTATTGATTGTTCTTGTCCTGTATCAGttttacttatatttttatttttgttgatgtttctaatgaaatttaTGAAACTAAAATGAGTATCAAAATCCAACTAATAAGAACATGTAAAAATGAGTACCCAAATATTTCACATAATTTGAAAAGCTAGTGACGAGAATCAATAACTTTTGATCAATATAATCTTAGTTCTTTTTCAATCTGTGTGTAAAGTCTGGACGAATGAAGGTAGAAAGAAgacagaaaattttattttatccatTTTTAAATTAGTATGCTCCTATCATTTCTATAATATAAGATCAATAAATATTTTAGTtctatttttattgtatttattttGACATATATTTAAAATTCTGAATGAAATTGATCCGTTGATGGAGCAACAGAAATATGAGTTTAAAAGAACCATCTTCCAAAGAACCGAaagattataattatgaaaataaataaaaaaataaaagaaacaaaaaaaattagagcTTTGAACTTTAATAAACAGAGAAGAATAGAAACAAAGAAGGTAATCGTAACCGGATCTTGCATTGGGTTGATTTAGATCTTGTATTGGATTCGGATCGAGTTGGATTATTTATCTCAAAATCTAAATCAATCCAAAAGTCTTCGTGGGTCGGATCGgatcaaaatttaataaattcagatTCGATCCAAAAAATATAACAAATTCAATTTAGAATTCGATTCGGATCTATGGATCTTTTAAAATGATTCGAGTTGGATCTATGTAGattagatcggatcggatcacAGATCCGCCCGACCTATTTACAGTCTTAGCATCGAACCATCTGGATCGTACCATCACATTTGGATTTTAGATCATAGGTTTGCTCTAAATTTCTCTAAGGATAACAAAAATGTAATAGATAAGTTGTGGAATCGATGGACAGCTGCAGCAAGATCGTTCTTTTTTCGGGACTCGACAGGCATTTTAACCGAGCCACTCTTCCTAGTACACCATCCGCTACATGACCGTAATAATTTCCTACAACCCGGTTTGCACAGGATCCGCAACTGGACCGCGCAACTTGCCCCCTTTCTTGTGGGGTTAAATGCAACTTGACCCTGTGGGCGGCAAAGACGATACCGTGACAGACCGTCACGCAAAAACATATGCCGCCAAAATTGACCACCACATTTCACATGCTCCTCGCCCACCCAAACGCCATATTTATGAATCTCTATCCGACTGCCTAATTTTTGCCGTCGGCACGCACTTATGGGTCAATTACGTCACTATTCTGATGTCCCCATCGTTTCCAACGCATAGGGCTCCGATAAAAGGAGTCCCCTCTCTCCCCAAGAAAGTGTCCGTGGCCATTGGGTAGGCTCGGTTGTTCACTTGTTCTCCCATGGCCATGGAGCTCGTCCCCCACCATCACCACGCCTTCCCCTGGCCTTTCTTCCTCGCCCAACCCTACCTCTTCCAGCCCTACATCGCCATCCCTCCGCGCAATTATGTCCACTGGACCCAAACACCTGAATCCCATCTCTACACCGCCGACATACCtggtgatctctctctctctctcttcttctcagatccttttcttctcttattgATACTAAGCTAGCAGGAATCTTGGAATATATGTAGGTGTGAGGAAGGAGGAGATCAGAGTAGAGCTGGAGGACTCAACGTACCTGGTGATCAGGACCGAGCACAACGAGGACGGTGGGGAGTCGCCGGAGAGGGAGCGGAGGAGCTTTATGAGGAAGTTCCGGCTGCCGCAGATGGTGAACCTGGATCGGATCTCGGCGGGGTATGAGGATGGGGTGCTGACGGTGACCGTGCCCAGATCCATATCCAGGGGAAGGCTCGTCGTGGATCCCCAAGAACTGGCGGCCCAGGCCCACCATTCGGTCGCCCGTGCCGCTTGAATTATCGGATTATATTCGATAAATATTACTgcatttgatttgatttatggGGCGTTTGTTGGTGACTGCCGTATGTTAGAAGGCAGGAATTTGATTCTGGGTCTTCTTGTTGGTGCCAAGTTAGCTGTCATGTGGTGCGAACTTAGTGTAGTACTAGGAGTTTTAGATGCATCCATGCAAGTGGAAAGATTAGAACCTTGTTGTTCCTCTTGATTGGTTTGTTATGGAATTGATGATTTGGCATCCTCTGATTTGCTAGTGGTGGtggtttttcttcttcttttttccttagcTTTGTCCGTATGAGGTCTCCCATGTGTCGCAAATACCTTCTTCTTTCGGTCTTCAGATCCGGGGGATCTCCTGGGAGGAATCTCTGGGAGTATAGATATTTTCTTTGGGGAAAGCGACATTTCAATGGGTTGGAGAGATGAACCGATCCGGCCCTCCTTTTGGTTGGCCGGTCTGGGTTAAGCGACACCGATTGGCGCACATCGCATCGGGCGTGTTTCATCTGCGGAGAGCCATGTGAATTATTTAAGGCCTCTCACCTGTCACCTAAAACAACTTGCAGAGAGTTAATTGCTCGACCAACCTACCCAAAATTATCTTCGTTAATTTCTCGGAATTTTACGACTCCGGTCGTAACACAGAGCTAACGACGCCTCGACGGGCTTCTACCTCTGCTTATTATTTGTAGAACGATGGTTATACAGATAGTTAATGGCGCCGATGAGGAAAGTTATAATGAAAGAATGTGATTCAATTTGAGTCATCCCAGCCCGCTTAGGAGCGGAGAGGACGCACAGAGATGCCCAACATGTTCTGCTCCACGAAAAATTTCAAACACGCCACACCTTGTCATGAGTATAACTCACAAGCAACAGAGCCGCGAGGTGACTTGGACCCACTCGTGGCCGGCTCGATGGACGCAAGATAGCGGACCCAAAATCTACTTCACAATGATACAAGCTTCATTCTAATACATCGTATGACCAAAATTGGCCTGTACGATGGGATGCCGTGGTTTCATAGTGGCAACGAGGACCACTTCTTTCTCATTTATTCAAAACTGGACATGCATCAGTCTAGCATCTTCACCAGATATTTCTCCAAGAGGAAGCATTATTCATCTTACGCTGCTGTGTGAACATTTCCTGCTCCATCCCAGAAAGAGCTACCAGACAAATTATAGGAGGGAGATCTCAAGAAAAAAACCAAAATTCAGACAACATATCTGAAGCATTTGCATCCAGAAGAGTACAGATACCACATGTTCAGAAAGAAAGACGTACTAACGACCAACATCAACAACAAAGGTTCCACGCACTAACCTCAAACCATCAGTGCCCCTCATTTTGGGGCATTATGACAGAGATTACAGGGTTCCATGAATCCTACATACCTATGTAACACATGCATTTCCAAGATATCAGAAACTGGATTAACTGGCTCATATCTTTGTGGCCTTCAAAGCACCAGATCCTTCCACTTGGAAATACAACCTAAGCAACAGACCTTCCAAGCTTGCGCTTCATTAAAAACCTTATGACAACAGAAAAAGAAGACACGCACCCCACAAAACAAGTATATGCATATATCTACTACATATCCAGAGGCCTCAGACATACCATCTTCCGCTATATAGTCTCAGATGCCTTCTTTTTCACACAGGTCCAGTAGGGACAAAGTCTGTACACATGGTAAAATAGATAATCAGTCTCGATGTAGTTTAGGGGAAAAAATAATATAAGGCAACTATATTATCAAAGAGTCCTGATCCGGCACAGAAAACAAATGAAAAGCCCATAAACATACTTTCACCAATTTTAGACAATGCAAATGACAAGAAAGAATAATCTAATTAACTTATTTTGCTAAAAGCGACTTTAGCTTAAGTTCaagaatgatgaaaaataaagaaagaacccATTAATGGCAGGTTGACTTGAAGGTAAGAAAGAAATCAAAGACAAGAAGTCCAGCCCACATTACTAAACAATGCATATAAATCTGTTTTTGAATAAAAAGAAGCGAGATATGTTGGACTTGGTTAACTTGATACATTTAGACAGTTCacttaatatcaaaaaaattttcccaTGCAAATTGCAACCAGTAACCAAAACACGATGAATTAGAATTTGAATAGGTAGCAAAAAGCAGTGAAACTACAGGGATTCTGAATAAAAGAAATGTCAAGCTTAAGAGAGATATATAGGATAGTATGTCAGTTGCACGAAACGGGAACTATATCATAAGATTATACTTTCATTCTCTTGATTTCCCTCAGATTTTCAGGGGACAAAGGCATTGGCCGAAAAGGTCTGACAAGTATTAACAATGAATTAGTTTTTCAAAAGGACAACTCTTTAAGATCCTAAACAAATGTTTTTCAAATAGGGCGGATCTTTAGGATCCTAAACCAGACCAGGAATCGATTTGTGTGCATAAATTTCAAGGCAAGCTCAAAAAATTAGATAGCAGGTTAGTTGAAGATGCGATTGTTGGTGCCTAAACTCCATAAATGTGGAAAAGAAAATAGATTTACAACTTCAAGATGTCATGAGGTTACATTGCAGCAAAATGTAGAACAGTTTATA
Protein-coding regions in this window:
- the LOC105051427 gene encoding 15.4 kDa class V heat shock protein: MAMELVPHHHHAFPWPFFLAQPYLFQPYIAIPPRNYVHWTQTPESHLYTADIPGVRKEEIRVELEDSTYLVIRTEHNEDGGESPERERRSFMRKFRLPQMVNLDRISAGYEDGVLTVTVPRSISRGRLVVDPQELAAQAHHSVARAA